Within Eremothecium cymbalariae DBVPG#7215 chromosome 3, complete sequence, the genomic segment aaaaaagaatattccaatgtaatataatatagagaaaataaaaattaaaaatcaatctctctctctctctttttcCCCTCGATCTGCTATCCGTGGAACCACTGCTATACCACTTTGTATTCTCACCCTGATCCAATAAAAACCGCCTATAGTCCGATGAACACCTTCCTAAATAGATAAAACAACTTCACCTGACTGACACCTGACCTGACCACCGAAACCTTATATTTTTAGACTTGCTGTCTTTTTCCTATTCAGACGCGCTGCAGCCTATATTTGCTGTATCTGTCTTCCGCACGCGCCCGTCTGCGCCgtttttttaaactttaaCTCGGTGTATAATACCTGTTTTCGACCTTCTGCTCTTTTGCCTTGGCCCAGTATCCCCCTATGGCTATGAAGTTTCAAGCCAACCTGAAAGACACAACACTTGAAACCTGCTGAACAGACCacccaaaaacaaaaaactaTCCAAAAAAACCTCAGAATCTCGCCCTCTATCCTAGATCCCCCAGGTATCCACAAACTCTGTGTACCGCACCGAACTAAAggcaaaaaaaattaaaaataaattaaattaaaatattgttaataGATTAATCAATCAACCGATTACACGTCCTCTTGGCACCTTTCCCAGATACTtgtaaaaccaaaaaaataaaaataaaaacgtATGATCCGCCTAATATAGATGGGCCAGTCGAGCCGATCTGAATTACGTCTCTACTATCCTCTCGCCTGGTCACCTACAACAGAATAACCCTAACAATCGAGTTGTATTAAAAAACTACCCGCTACACAACGACACACGTTCTCCCAACTATGTCTTGCTTGGAATAGAGCTGTCTGCAAACACTACTCTTCCCgtactatatatatatatatatatatatacactatGCGTCTGTGTATAAATTACTCACTAAACATTTATGTACCACCATTTGCTCTCGTTTCTATTAAATCCAGCTCGTACGCAAAAAGATAATGGATGAATCTGATGGATTGATTGCCTACAGCGTACATCTTGGTATGTGTGAActccaaaaaagaaacggCACAAGTGTGAATGGGAATAATACAACTCGGTGTCACTAACAATGGCCATTGTTCTTCAGAAGACCAAGCAGAACGGCCGAAAAGAAATCGACAGTCGAAAAGAATCGCCAGATGTGATCCCGCAGAAACAGCCGCAGCGAATCCATCAAGGTTATTTCACAAACACAATAACAAGAGTCATTGTGTTTTTCGCTCAAAGCACGTTCAATTACGTTTCCCTTAAGAACACGCAAAAGAGTCAGCGATTGTTCTTTGCCAACCATGCTGTTGCAGGACTATCTCGGAAGTCGTGAGCTTAGCCGACAGCAGTGTGCGTCTGCTGGAATGGCAAAAGATGATCCCGACACAAAAAGGAACGGCGACGCAGATAGGAGGGACAGAGCCGTTCGCTCGCATCAGTTTTGTGTCATGGAGAGAGGTTTCAAGATTTGTTCAGCTTTTTAAGGGTCTGTAGGGTCTATAGGGTCTGTAAGGTCTTTAAGCGTCTGTGTGGTATAGTGTCCTGATACCGGGAGTGTGTGTAGGGATATGTGTTGGTTTTCTGGTTGACACATCGGTGGTGCAGGCCACGCATGGAAGGCGGGCTTTCCTGTGCGGGTGTTTATGTCTCCTGCGGcgttttgttgttgttgttgtctAGCTAGATAGCAAGCAGATGGATAAATACGGTATATGTACATGTCGTGTGGTGCTTTAGCTTGGCGCGTCGTTTCGTTTCAAGGGCGAATATGTTGGAGGTATGcctattatttttttatcgAGAGTGGGTCGACAGAGCCCAGCGAtaaaagaggaaaaaacATACGGTATAAGGTGTGTGTTTGAATAGGAAAGCTAAGAGTTAGAGAGAAACAATGTTGGATTGGCATCAACTgcattatatatttgtacGGTATTATGGCGTTTGGAACACGAGGTGCGTGCGCAGGACGTCCGTCTCCTTCGCCCCGAGGCCGCAGATCGCTTACAAAGAGGGAACAAAAATAGGAGTTTGTGGTTCTCCATTTTTTCGTTGTATTATTACCTTGCATTGTATTATTCATGTATTGTATTCTTCGAAGCTACACAAGCCGTTGATATAAATGTATGAGATATATATCCGGTACGTTCTTCTGTTAAAAGTAGTATGGGTTCCTTTAAAGGTTAGGAGGGAGTGATGAGAGGGAATAAGggaaaaaagaggaagGTTTCTGTGTTCGTTGGGCACATAGCTTGAGTACATTCTTCCGATCCCACAGCCCATTGCTCGTGCCCCGCCTGAGCCCGTTATGTTTTTTGCCAGAAACTGCATAGACGCCCAGGCGCGCAGAAATCGGCGCGCAGAAGCTGGGTACATGTATATCTGTATACACAGGCGCGTACGATATACGAGCCGACAGACAATGGTGCTAGAAATCGGTGGggaaaaatataattgGTAAGAGAGTAAGGGAGGGACAAATGTGTTCTTTCTCCTTCTCTTTCGGACAActagtaataataataggCACtattaaattatttttCTGTGTGGTTATATCGGTCTAAAATATCAGTTTTTTTTGTGTATCTGTTTCTataatttgtattttttagGTGTTCACTACCTGCAGGGCGCCTGAATCAACATGGTAGAGCATCGTGTAGACCTGTAGACGGCTCTGTTGCACGGCACTTTGGACAGTCGGATTTTGCAAAATTTTAAGGTATTGTTTTCGAACATTTGCGATAGCTAAGTGCAAAATCTGCTTGTCGGCGTCTAACGACACAATGGCGTCTTTGTGTTCGTAATACAGATCATCGATGTCTTGAAGATGTTTTGTAATGTTGTTGGTGGACAATTTTGGCGGGGAAGCGGCGGAGGCGGTAGGATCCTTATGCATCAGACAGGTCTTAATGCCGCCACAGTCGGTGTGGCCACAGATGACAACTTTGTTAACTTTCATTACGTTGACAGCAAATTCTATAATTGCTAAATATCCAGTATCCGCAGGATCAATGATGTTGGCAATGCTCCTGTAGGTGAATGCTTCACCTGGTATGACGCCTAAACAAGTCTCATTGTAACGTGAGTCACAGCAGCCTATGAACAATGTGTGGGGGGATTGACCCTGCGCATTGAGACCGAATAGGGTCGGAAATTGATCCTGCATTCTTTTTCTCCATTTAGCGTTTGCCTCTAGAATATCTTTGATGTTCGAGTCTGCGGATAGAGAGAAAGGTAAAGCGGATGTAGTATAAGTCATGCTagtatattttttaatgatgataattgaataagaataataaGACTGATAGAAACAATGGCGATATGCGGAagtttttttctttttcctttctgTTTTGGATGGGCACTGGTTATAATAAATAGGCTACCTTTTTCTGTGCTTATGGGAGCTGCTGGAATGGGGAGGTGGGAGAAAGGGGGAAGGAAGATAATTCTTGTAGAATAGTGTAGTAATAACCAAAATTATATGGCAGGAGAGAAAACACCGTCAAAGATTGTGCTCAGAAAGaatcaattaaaattgGTTCATGTATGCAGCAAGAGGGCCGAAGGGTTTTGCAAAGTTTGCATATAACCTCGTATTTATATGAGAGTCTAGAGTGGTTACTAGGCAccagaaagaaaagagaaGGGGATATATGGTAAGCATACCTAGAGGGCCAGAAGGCCAGAGAACGCTGATCTGCAACTTCCTCGAGCATCTCAGTTATCATTCTTCGGAAGTTGGGAGTGTTTTGCGTTGAATAGGTGCTCAAACTCAACAGATAACGGTGATGTCAGCATTGCTCACTactaaaaaattaaattagGTacaatttaaaaaatgtgGGTAGACCTGTCTGTCTGACCGGTCTGTCTGGCCGGGCGTTGAacgattttttttctcgagaacaaaaaaagaaatacaaaTAAAACGTTGAAATGTGGATACACAACGTCACGTGATAGAAAAACACACGGTATTGGACGACGGCGAGGGGGGGATACCGGGACGCTGGACACAACCGTGGTTGTATTTTTTCGAATAGGTAGTATATGGTTGCTAGGGTGGAACGGAAAAAACGTGAGTTGACGGAGGCAGCTGACTCTCAGAAACGCCCGCGCGCATAGAGTTTTCTCGAGGAATATTAAAGCATTGTACAGAAAAGCTAGGATAAAGAGGTAAGGCGCGCTCGGGCCCCTCCCGCTCACAGGCGGCATGGCGGTAGTCGCCATAAGGAGAAGGTGATTACGTACTGAACATCTCCCGGGGGGAGTTTTTGATAACGTAATACAGGTTTTTTAAGAGGCATACAACAGCATTTTTGCATGACGAGGTTACACAAACAAAAAGCAGTGTTAATTAAGAGGACTGGTAGCAATATGTCGTCGAGAATATGGAACTTCGAGGATGGTGtaagtttttaatatttgtgGGATGGggattttttataattgaggaattttttttgtatgagataatattagatatagATATTTTCGAGTTTCCTATGTCTCGAAATTTACACAAAAACTCATTTTTGTGTGAAGGTCATACAGAGTTTTGGGGGAGGGGGGAGGAGGGGGAAGGAGGTTGGATGGCAGGGAACAAAAAGGTACTTGTGGACGAGTTGGGATTGACACtaaaagtatatatatatatatttcttaGTGTTTGTGGGGATTTTGGTTGGGAAAGGGTATTGTGTTCTCTTTATTGAGTTAAATTcgttttatttaatatgGATTTAATATTAGTTCCTTCTAACTTTTTCCAACATAAAAATAGTAGTTTAGTTATTAGGACAAGAACATATCATCATACGCGTTTTCCATCTACTTGCTAGATATAGTATTCATGGGGAAATTTCAGAAAACAATTACTAGCCATCATTCTAGGAGTCATAGATTGGTGCGTTCTCCATGGGCCCTAACGGCGATAAGTTTTGCAATAATCTGGTTCTTCCATGATGCTTTCAGCTCATTTTATCCAATCAGCTTGCGGCTTGGCAATGACTCTAGTGCCATGAGATCAAAAGGATTGGAAGCAAAGACTATAGTAACTGTACTTGACTTCAATAACAGGACAGTCTTATCAATTGGCGCATCTAACAAGCACATTCAGTTGAATCAAATAACGCCTAGTACGATTTCCAGGGCGGATTTTTCGAAGTGGATCGAAGAACAAAAGGAGATCAGTTTGGAAAATATGTTGACGAATATTGGTGATTCTAGATTGAATAACGGATTAGTTTCTACTGAAGGTGTTGCAGAAGGTGTTGTGGTTGCATCTACTTCCAAAGAGCATCCAGATTATTTTTACCAGTGGACTAGAGATGGTGCTATCACCGTTAACACTGTTGTGAATATATTAGTAGACACACCACGTGTCAACATTACCCTTGTAGGTACAGTTTTAAAGTATATCAACAACACGTATGTGTTGCAGAGGGTCCAAAATCCTAGCGGTtcctttgaagatgatCTATCTGGCCTAGGGGAACCCAAGTTTATGGTGGATAATTCTCAATTTACTGGGAGTTGGGGTAGACCTCAGAATGATGGTCCTGCTTTGAGAGTAATAACTATCATGAATTTCTTGAACTACTTAAAAGGGAATAATTTAACTTTGGAAGATGCTGCAACAATGTACAGATCTTATTATGGCACAGATTCACTACCGTTGACATTCCAAAACGAACAGGAGTTATTTAGTAAAGTGATATACTATGATTTGGTATACATTATGGAAAATTGGTTTAAGGAGAGTTTCGATTTATGGGAAGAAGTAATTGGTATACATTTTTTCACCACTCTATGCCAATTAAAGGCTTTAAAATTAAGTTTTTTGCATATTTCAAATGGGGTCTTTAAAGCAGatgttttatttcttgAGCGATTACAGTCAATTATAGATGCTGTTACAACGTTTATGATAAAGGACAGCGGATTTCTAAACCATAATTTGAACTTTATTGTCGAAACCCCTAGCATTTTGGGCCAGCGTTCTGGTCTAAACATTGGTTCATTGATTGGAAGTATCTTAACGCACGATGAGCTTGACTTTGAACCATCATCAATCGGTGCTGTACCATTTAATATTGATCACCCGGCTATCCTTAATGTATTGTACGAGATGGTAAAGAGAATGAGTATTTTGTACCCTATCAACCACGGAAGGGCTAATCTCAACATGGGCGTCGGTTTAGGGAGATATCCAGAGGATATCTATAATGGAATAGGCGTTTCTGAGGCCAACCCATGGTTTTTAGCTACCTCCACGGCTGCAGAAATGATGTACAAATTTGTGTATCAACACTAtaaatcatcaaaagatTTGGTAATTGAATTGGACAACGATAATTGGAACTGTGCATTTTGGAGTCTGATATTCAATGGTTTAAGTTCTATTAGTAAAACTGAAGCTCGGTTAATTATTCCATTTAATAGCCCTGCATACCATCAAACAATGCATTCTATTGTCAGTTATGGAGACTCCTTTTTGGATGAAGTGAGACTACATGTTAGCGAAGAAGGTGAAATGAGCGAacaattcaacaaatatacCGGATTTTTACAAGGCGCTAGACATTTAACTTGGTCGTATGGCGCCTTTTTAAGTAGCATTCGCTGGAGAGATAAAGTACAAAACTactgttgatgaaatataGTTaaaattctaaaaaaattcaaaaaaaaaatattaataataatgagGAAAAATGGCATAATGAATAAgatcaaaatcaaaatcaaaaagttttaaaatattattattactggttttttatttcccTATCACCATGTTGTATTATATGCTTATCGTATTTATTAATTCTAATGTTCTAATGGGGTTTTACGCAACGATTTTCATGTTTTTTAGATGATTTTATGAGGGTTCAGAAAAGTAGAGAgttttaaatttttttacTGACGCATATTCAgttcttgatattttttaatcaTATAGCATTTAAAAGTTTGTAGAGATAGGTTTGTGGgtattttggttttgtaTCCAATCTATTATTTCATGAGTCTTTGGCGGCGGATGGGCCCATCTACAAATATCAAGAAACCAAGAagcaagaacaaaaaaaacaaaaaaaactaaAGAGAAAGGAACAGCTAATTACATGCACATAACTACTCGTTCTgttcaataatatccttaTACAATGTATCTAATATGTTTAATTGATTCTTAAAGAAAGTAAGAAGTGAGAgaatttgattttaatttaaatCTACAAAACGTCTTCAGGAACTTGAAGACCGACCTTATTAGCGGTCCTTCTAACTTTCTCCTCCTGAGACATTCCCAAACCTGGATTATAACGGTCAATTAATATATCGTATtccatttgatttttcaCAAAAGCTGCAACATCCATTAAATGTTCCAGCCTCTTTTCAAACACCCCCCTACTAACAGGATCAGACATTATTATAGACCTTAGCTCCTTTGAATGTGgataaaaaaacaactttttaGATTTACTTGGATCTTGAGATTTTAAATCCTCAATTTGCTTCGAAAGGGAGTGCGATAgctttaataaatttaatttCTCATTAGAATCCTTCATGTCTGCTTGTTCTCTTACTGTTTGAATCTTCTTATATGTTAGAACAGTAATCTCTTTTTTGATATCCTGTTTTATCTGTTCAATATGGCTCCTTTTACTAGCCTTAACCAAAGCCCTTATTAAAGGCCTGTAACTTGACACCAGTCCTGAATTATTCACATTCATATCTCCTGGTGTTCTCTAAATCATATCTTTTGAGAGTCTCAAAATGTATATAACAATGCGTATGcatgatatatatgtaggCTCGAGCGAAcaatatttcatcaaaatttaaactttaaaaattttaagTATAAAGATGGTTACCCGGTTTATAGctcatctttaaaaaagCATAATTACGCCTATTTTGTACCGCTAGTTCACGGAAATTTAGGAAGACCATTTAAGTGATCAGCCTTTGGTGCTCAAGCTGAACTCAAACCGTATTATGtaatatgtatatgtacTCTAGTCTTATATGTGGCTATCTCTTTCTCAATCTTTGCACCATCACATAAACTTCGTAGAGGTAAGGTTCGACTGACGGCTTCGTTTCTAGATGACAGCCAAGAAAGTCATCGTAACAGACCAAGTTTTAATGACAGAAAGTTTACAAAAGTTAGGTAGCTTTCCCATCTTTCCAATGGCTATTCCTTGTTAGAAGCAGTATAGCTCATTAATTCAAAGATTAAGTTAAATTAATCCAATCTCATACCTAAGGCATATTATGTGTCTTTGTGCTTCTGATGTCCGATAGTCGGTTCCGAAAGTAGTCCAACTGGTAAAGCCGAGATACGGAACTACATAAAGATGATATTAGCTTCCCCTCTGGTTTaaattgtatatatacaaacTGGACCCAGATATTAAGTTCTACAAGCGCTAGTACAAGAAACAGGCGCGTTTCCAATAATCTTTGTTTGCTTTACCCAATTCTAACATCAAGTTTCACAACAGCTGGGTTGGCCATTTTTCTATTTAACATGTTGAGGAATACATTCGTTCAGATCAGCAAGAGAAGGTTTGCTCTTGCCAGCGGGCAGTTATTACCAAAGAAATATGGTGGTCGTTATACAGTTACCTTAATTCCAGGTGATGGTGTTGGTAAGGAAGTTACCGATTCTGTCGTTAACATTTTTGAGGCTGAGAATGTGCCTATCGATTGGGAATCTGTGGAGCTTTCTGGGTTAGAAGAGAACATGGAGGGTGTGCAGAAAGCTGTTGAATCattgaaaagaaacaaGGTTGGTTTGAAAGGTATCTGGTCTACACCAGCGGATCAGACTGGGCATGGTTCACTAAATGTTGCCTTTAGAAAGCAACTAGATATCTTTGCAAATGTGGCATTATTCAAGTCATTTCCAGGTGTGAAGACAAAATTAAAGGACGTCGACCTCGTAATTATAAGGGAGAATACGGAAGGTGAGTACTCCGGTTTGGAGCATGAGTCTGTACCTGGTGTAGTTGAATCCTTGAAAATCATGACCAAGGCTAAATCTGAGCGAATTGCTAGATTTGCGTTTGATTTTGCCTTAAAGAACAATAGGAGGTCGGTCTGTGCAGTGCACAAAGCTaatataatgaagttgGGTGATGGTTTGTTCAGAAATACAGTCAATGAAATTGGTGCTAAGGAGTATCCTGAACTTGAAGTCAAGAGCATTATTGTTGACAATGCTTCGATGCAAGCGGTTGCAAAGCCTCACCAATTCGACGTTCTAGTGACACCTAACTTATACGGTTCTATTTTGGGTAATGTGGGCGCTGCTTTAATCGGGAGTCCTGGTTTGGTTCCAGGTGCCAACTTTGGTAGAGAATACGCGGTTTTTGAGCCCGGTTCTAGACACGTTGGGCTGGACATTAAGGGACAAGATGTAGCTAACCCAACTGCTATGATCTTATCATCTACCTTAATGTTGAGACACTTGGGATTGAACGATTACGCGGACAGAATTTCAAAGGCCACTTACGAAGTTATTGCTGAAGGTAAACATACAACCAAAGACATTGGTGGACACGCTTCTACCACCCAGTTTACGAAGGCTATCGTTGACAAACTGTCAACTTTATGAATTTTTCACCTCACTTTATGTATTAAAATAGAAAAGAAAATCTGCACTCTTGCGTTagatatatgtataaaaGAATCTATATATTCTAGTAACATTCTATTATCGAAACATATATAAGAATAGAAAACGAGAGCACTCAAAATTATACTTTGTGTCGATGAATGTGCATTGGTGATTCGTTGTTCAGGTCACGTTTAGCTGTAGCGGGGTTCTGCAAAAGTTCAAGGGGGATTCCGCCACAACAACTTTTAAACGTCTTGGCTTCATCCTCTCCTCAGATAGGGTTTACCTTATCACCAAGTGTATTCGGATCAAAATAGGCATTCAAACGTTTCCTTAAAATGTCGATAATGAATGAACCCACTGTGGACTTCCATTTGAAGTTAAATGAGCAACAATTTCATATACCAAGTGAATTATTAAAACGTAATTTGAAGCAATGTCAGAGACTCATAGATAAGGAATCAGCTGCGTTACAAAAGAACTTTTCTGAATTGGATGATTTAATAAGTAATCCTAATAATGATGCAAGTAGTATTGCGAAGTTAAATGATATTATATTGGGaattgaaaagttggaGCGCAAGTTGTCAAAGAGAGTTAATGTTGAGTTACAGCTTTTGCAACGTATACAAGCACGAATCAAATACTACAAAGATCTAGATGACATTAAGAAAAGTAAAGAATCAAACAGATTGATTGAATGGTATCAATTATATacaaatttattaattgGTGATTACTTGACGAGGAATGGCAATTCTTATGAGGGGGCTGATGACATTAGCTGCGGTTCGACCCCCCCACCTGCTAGACTGAAAAGAAAGTTGAGCTCGGCAAGTTCTCAGCTTACGAATGCGACGACTACAAACGAACATGAAAGACCTATTGTGAATCCAGGCGTGGAATATTTAAAGCAGCAAGGATTGGACTTATTATTAGATTATGACATTTTATTAACGACCAATAGGATTTCAAAGCAGCTAACTATTAACCATGAGTTAGGTCCCTTATTAGATTggataaaagaaaacaatacTTACTTGAAGAATACTTCGTCAACCTTGGAGTTTGAGGCAAGATTTCAAGAGTATATAGAATATGTCAAAGTGGAAGACTATACAAGAGCTATCGTGTGCTTTCAAAAGTATTTGGTTAAGTTTTTATACTTAAATCCGGTGGATTTACAATTAGCGGCTGGTCTTTTGGTATTTATCAAAACATGCAAGTCTAATATGTCATCTTATATTCCTACTCCAAATGCTGACGATTTGATGAAACAACAATCAGTGCTGCAAGCTAAAGAAGACTGTTGGtcattcttttttttacaATTGCCTAATAGTTCTAAGAAGAATACGAAAACAGATATTAATGTGAAGGCTAATTCCCTGACGAATACTTTGGATATTAAACGTTACATGGAGTTGCTTGATGATAAGAGGTGGGATCGGTTGAATGAAATGTTCTTGAAGGCTTACTATTCCATGTATGGAATATCATATCATGATCCTCtattaatttatttatcCCTAGGAATTTCTTCATTGAAAACCAAGGACTGTTTGCATGAACAAAAGGCTTTTGTTTCTCCTGATAGTGGACTATCTCATTATTTGAGTACTGAAGTTCTACGAAATAATTGCCCTGTTTGTAGTTCAGAGTTCGCCCCCATCGCTGAAAAACTACCTTATGCACATCAAGTCCAATCTAGGTTATTTGAAAACCCTGTAATGTTACCAAGTGGTAATGTGTATGATGCTgagaaattaaaaactttagCGCAGACTCTAAGGAAGCGAAACTTGGTTGTGttaaatgaagatgagaTCTTAGATCCAATAGCTGGAAACACCTATACACTAAATGAATTTATTACTATGTACCCCACTTAAAAACTTGCGAAAACAATGGTCGCATATTGCAATTTATCTtaatcatcttcatcatccgaGTCCTTGAGTGACTGCGCAGATTGGCGCTTTTTATagcttttttcaaaaataaatattcttGCATCCCTTTGAGCTGCGGGAACAGTAGTATCTTGCTCACTACGTGTTCTCTTGTGGTTAT encodes:
- the NCE103 gene encoding carbonate dehydratase NCE103 (similar to Ashbya gossypii ADL226C): MTYTTSALPFSLSADSNIKDILEANAKWRKRMQDQFPTLFGLNAQGQSPHTLFIGCCDSRYNETCLGVIPGEAFTYRSIANIIDPADTGYLAIIEFAVNVMKVNKVVICGHTDCGGIKTCLMHKDPTASAASPPKLSTNNITKHLQDIDDLYYEHKDAIVSLDADKQILHLAIANVRKQYLKILQNPTVQSAVQQSRLQVYTMLYHVDSGALQVVNT
- the SGA1 gene encoding glucan 1,4-alpha-glucosidase (similar to Ashbya gossypii ADL225W) — encoded protein: MGKFQKTITSHHSRSHRLVRSPWALTAISFAIIWFFHDAFSSFYPISLRLGNDSSAMRSKGLEAKTIVTVLDFNNRTVLSIGASNKHIQLNQITPSTISRADFSKWIEEQKEISLENMLTNIGDSRLNNGLVSTEGVAEGVVVASTSKEHPDYFYQWTRDGAITVNTVVNILVDTPRVNITLVGTVLKYINNTYVLQRVQNPSGSFEDDLSGLGEPKFMVDNSQFTGSWGRPQNDGPALRVITIMNFLNYLKGNNLTLEDAATMYRSYYGTDSLPLTFQNEQELFSKVIYYDLVYIMENWFKESFDLWEEVIGIHFFTTLCQLKALKLSFLHISNGVFKADVLFLERLQSIIDAVTTFMIKDSGFLNHNLNFIVETPSILGQRSGLNIGSLIGSILTHDELDFEPSSIGAVPFNIDHPAILNVLYEMVKRMSILYPINHGRANLNMGVGLGRYPEDIYNGIGVSEANPWFLATSTAAEMMYKFVYQHYKSSKDLVIELDNDNWNCAFWSLIFNGLSSISKTEARLIIPFNSPAYHQTMHSIVSYGDSFLDEVRLHVSEEGEMSEQFNKYTGFLQGARHLTWSYGAFLSSIRWRDKVQNYC
- the FMC1 gene encoding Fmc1p (similar to Ashbya gossypii ADL224C), whose protein sequence is MNVNNSGLVSSYRPLIRALVKASKRSHIEQIKQDIKKEITVLTYKKIQTVREQADMKDSNEKLNLLKLSHSLSKQIEDLKSQDPSKSKKLFFYPHSKELRSIIMSDPVSRGVFEKRLEHLMDVAAFVKNQMEYDILIDRYNPGLGMSQEEKVRRTANKVGLQVPEDVL
- the IDH1 gene encoding isocitrate dehydrogenase (NAD(+)) IDH1 (similar to Ashbya gossypii ADL223W), with protein sequence MLRNTFVQISKRRFALASGQLLPKKYGGRYTVTLIPGDGVGKEVTDSVVNIFEAENVPIDWESVELSGLEENMEGVQKAVESLKRNKVGLKGIWSTPADQTGHGSLNVAFRKQLDIFANVALFKSFPGVKTKLKDVDLVIIRENTEGEYSGLEHESVPGVVESLKIMTKAKSERIARFAFDFALKNNRRSVCAVHKANIMKLGDGLFRNTVNEIGAKEYPELEVKSIIVDNASMQAVAKPHQFDVLVTPNLYGSILGNVGAALIGSPGLVPGANFGREYAVFEPGSRHVGLDIKGQDVANPTAMILSSTLMLRHLGLNDYADRISKATYEVIAEGKHTTKDIGGHASTTQFTKAIVDKLSTL
- the FYV10 gene encoding glucose-induced degradation complex subunit FYV10 (similar to Ashbya gossypii ADL222W), giving the protein MSIMNEPTVDFHLKLNEQQFHIPSELLKRNLKQCQRLIDKESAALQKNFSELDDLISNPNNDASSIAKLNDIILGIEKLERKLSKRVNVELQLLQRIQARIKYYKDLDDIKKSKESNRLIEWYQLYTNLLIGDYLTRNGNSYEGADDISCGSTPPPARLKRKLSSASSQLTNATTTNEHERPIVNPGVEYLKQQGLDLLLDYDILLTTNRISKQLTINHELGPLLDWIKENNTYLKNTSSTLEFEARFQEYIEYVKVEDYTRAIVCFQKYLVKFLYLNPVDLQLAAGLLVFIKTCKSNMSSYIPTPNADDLMKQQSVLQAKEDCWSFFFLQLPNSSKKNTKTDINVKANSLTNTLDIKRYMELLDDKRWDRLNEMFLKAYYSMYGISYHDPLLIYLSLGISSLKTKDCLHEQKAFVSPDSGLSHYLSTEVLRNNCPVCSSEFAPIAEKLPYAHQVQSRLFENPVMLPSGNVYDAEKLKTLAQTLRKRNLVVLNEDEILDPIAGNTYTLNEFITMYPT